The following are from one region of the Anomaloglossus baeobatrachus isolate aAnoBae1 chromosome 1, aAnoBae1.hap1, whole genome shotgun sequence genome:
- the PLA2G12A gene encoding group XIIA secretory phospholipase A2 produces the protein MSPWLPLLAVLYSALLAVSSGDHQSHQQPETPDWRMTLKTIRNGVHKIDMYLNAALDLLGGEDGLCQHKCRDGSKPTPRYDHKPSPPNGCGSPVFGFHFDVGIPSMTRCCNQHDRCYDTCGNLKNDCDETFQTCLSKICRDVQKTLGISESVQACESTVALLFDAVIHLGCKPYMESQRAACICPYEEKIDL, from the exons ATGAGCCCCTGGCTGCCGCTGCTCGCTGTGTTGTACTCCGCTCTCCTGGCTGTCAGCTCCGGGGACCACCAGTCCCACCAGCAGCCGGAGACCCCGGACTGGAGGATGACGCTGAAGACCATCAGGAACGGGGTGCACAAGATAGACATGTACCTGAACGCTGCCCTGGACCTGCTGGGAGGAGAGGACGGCCTGTGCCAGCACAAGTGCAGGGATG GTTCCAAACCAACTCCCCGCTATGACCACAAGCCTTCACCACCCAATGGATGTGGATCTCCTGTGTTTGGATTCCAT tttGACGTTGGCATTCCCTCAATGACTAGGTGTTGCAACCAACATGACCGCTGCTATGACACCTGCGGTAATCTGAAGAATGATTGTGATGAGACGTTCCAGACCTGCCTCTCCAAAATCTGCAGAGATGTCCAGAAAACACTTGGCATTTCTGAGAGTGTTCAAG CTTGTGAATCAACGGTGGCACTTCTTTTTGATGCGGTCATACATTTGGGATGTAAACCATACATGGAAAGCCAAAGAGCTGCGTGCATTTGTCCATACGAAGAAAAAATAGATCTATGA